The sequence below is a genomic window from Streptococcus pantholopis.
AACATCTCAGTCTCTTAAGATGCAAATAGCTCTCAGGCAAAATCTTCTGATTTGCTTCTTTTTAATCAGCTGTCGGCAATCGAAGCATATACTCTCATATTGTGACTATTATAACATATTTCTACTATTTTGCACTTTACTTTTATACCCTTTATCTCTGTCTGCAAAATTTAGCTGTGATAACAAAAAAAGGGCTTTATTCAGCCCCTTCAATTGCTTTATTTTACATCAACAAATAGAGGATTCACATCGCTATCCAGAATGAGAAGCAATGTATTGATAAGCTTGAATCCCTGCCGTAGCACCATCTCCGACAGCAGTCGTAATCTGGCGCAAATCTTTTTGACGGACATCACCGACTGCGAAAATGCCCGGACGGGCTGTCTGCATTTGCTCATCAGTAATAATCCAGCCCGCTTCATCAGTAATGCCGAGATCGCTAACATAATCAGATACCGGATCAAGCCCAACGTATACAAAAACGCCTCCGAAGTCATGGCTGCTGATCTGACCAGTTTTTACATTTTTAACATCAACAGAAGTTACCTTATTAGTATCACCTTTAATTTCTGTAACAACAGAATCCCAAATAAAGTTAATTTTGTCATCAGCAAAAGCCCGTTCCTGCAAAACTTTTTGGGCACGCAGTTCATCTCTCCGATGAATAATTGTAACGCTCTCTGCAAATCGAGTTAAAAACAGCCCTTCTTCAACCGCTGAATCACCGCCGCCAATAACTAAAAGTTTTTGACCGCGGAAAAAAGCCCCGTCACAAACAGCACAGTAAGAGACGCCTCGGCTGCTGTACTCCTCTTCACCTGCAACACCGACATGGCGGTGTTTAGCGCCGGTTGCAAGGACGACTGTCTTAGTTTGATAGCTCTCATCAGCCGTTTTTACAGTTTTATATTCCCCTTGGTCCTCAATTGCAGTAACGATTCCATAAAGATTATCAACCCCTAATTTCTCAAGGGGTTCAAACATCTTCATGGATAATTCTGGTCCCGAAATCAGATCAAAACCAGGATAGTTTTCAATATCAGATGTATTGTTCATTTGCCCGCCGGGAGCCCCTTGTTCAAGAATCCCAACTTTTAAATTGCTTCGGGCGGCATAAAGTGCGGCAGCCATACCCGCAGGCCCCGAACCAATAATTAACGTATCGTACATAAGTTCTCCTTTACCAAGATACACAAGCCGTTCAAGACCCAACAAAAGACGGCTAAAAGGGGAGGTCGACTGCCAAGACCAAAGCCTTCAGACAACTACGTCTGGCGCTAAAAACCAAGAAAAGCGAGACAGAAAGGTCAAGGTAAACGTATTCTGTTCCACTTTTAGGCTCCGCAATTTCCAGTCTTTAGCCCATTAATTTGATCGTTTCATCTTTTTCATTGTCCTCTTATATGGCTTATTTACGTTTTTCCTTCATTGTCCATTTCTTTATTGTACCAGCTGACAGCAGCTTTTGCAATTATTATGATTTTAAGATCAAAAGCACCGCCATGAAGGCAAAAGAAAGAATTGGAGCTGTCATTACTGACATCATCAGCACTTCATACAAAAAGGCCTGTCTTTCTTTAGCAGTTTGATCTAATTTCCGCCAGGCACGCCAGCTAATCCAACAACAGCTGGCAAGCACGACCAAAATCACGGCCATAAATAGCCCTTGTATATAAAGACTGAAAATTTCTAATAACATATCTTAATTTTAACCTACCTTCTTACCAGACTATATGTAACGATTATTTTACCATATAAAAAAAGGAATAGGCAAATACAGCTCCTCTTATTATAGCAAATCCTGAAATTAAATACAGCCGCAGCGATAGCTGAAAAGGCAAAAGCAAAAGAATCTCAGATTTGGTCTAGGATTCGGTACCGCTGAAAGTTCTAATTAACAGGCTTTAATAAAAAACTGAACAAAGAGCCAAAATTTTCTACTCTTTGTTCAGCAGGGATCAGATATATGTTTTGGTATAGCTGGCAAAAAATTCCTTGGTCCGTTCTTCTTTTGGATGGTTAAATAGCTCATCAGGCGTTCCTTGTTCAAGGATATGCCCCTGTTCAAGAAACAGAACCTTATCAGCTACTTGATAGACAAAATTCATATCATGGCTGACCAAAACCATTGTTTGCCCAGTCTTGGCAGCATCGGCAATTGACTTTTCAACTTCACCTACCAGTTCTGGATCAAGTGCTGAAGTCGGTTCATCAAGCAAGAGAACATCCGGCTTCATCGCCAGAGCTCTGGCAAGTGCAACCCTCTGTTTTTGTCCGCCTGATAAATGTCTGGGATAATGCTGCTGCCGATCTGACAGCCCCACTTTAGCCAACTCTTCCTTAGCCAGCTTAGTGGCTTCTTCGTCAGACATCTTTTTTACAATTTTCAAGCCCTCTTTGACATTGTCAAGAGCCGTCCGCCGCTCAAACAAATTAAACTGTTGAAAAACCATAGCCAGTTTACGACGCAGTATTAAGATTTCTTCCTTGCTGATTGTTGTAAAATCAACCTTAAAATCGTCAATGACAATACTGCCTGAATCAGGCTGCTCCAGATAATTCATGCTGCGCAAAAAGGTTGATTTCCCCGCTCCGGAAGCCCCCACAATTGCAATTACTTCACCTCTTTGGATATCAAGACTGAGGTTGTCCAACACTTTCTGTCCAGAAAATGTTTTTGTCATATTAGTGATTTTTATCATTAACGCACACCCCCTGCCACTTCATTCGTGATATTGTCCGGTGAATGAATTTCCATCCGCTTTTCCAGTAAACGTCCGACTTGTTCAATCAAGATACTGATTGTCCAATAAATCATAGCAACCGAAATATAGCGTTCAAAATAGCGATAGTCTGAACCACCTAAAATCTGGGCCTGCGCAAACATTTCCACAATCCCTGCGTTAAATGCCAGCGAAGTTCCTTTTGTCAAGCCAATCAGCGTATTGATTAGAGTGGGTGTTGCGACCACCGCGGCATTGGGAATGATAACACGGCGATAAACCTGAGATGCTGTCATCCCTAAACTTCTGGCAGCTTCAATCTCGCCTGTATTGACAGACTGAATTGCCGCACGAATTGTCTCACTTGTGTAAGCTGCCTCATTAAAAGCAAAGGCTGTAATAGCGAAAACAGCGGCCGGAATATCATTGATGTTCCAATTGAAACCATATTTTTGATTGAGAAATTTCAAAAAAAGCGGAATACCGTAGTAACTCAGCATGAGCTGTACCAAAATCGGTGTCCCCCGTAAAAAGCTGACAAAAAGTGCTTGAATAGGATACAAGATTTTAATACGATTCAATTTAACTATAGCAAAAATCAAAGCCAAAATTAAGCCAAAAACGGCTCCCGCCACTGTCAAGCCCAATGTCACAGGCAAACGTTCTAAAATATTTGGGATAGCGTCAAAAACAGCCCGCCAACTAAAAAGCCGACCTTGGGGAATATGCTCAACAAGACTGTCATACCAAGCCCAGCCGGATGCTGAAATCAAGTAATTCATCTAAAAATTCCTTTTTATATCTAGTTTA
It includes:
- the trxB gene encoding thioredoxin-disulfide reductase; this encodes MYDTLIIGSGPAGMAAALYAARSNLKVGILEQGAPGGQMNNTSDIENYPGFDLISGPELSMKMFEPLEKLGVDNLYGIVTAIEDQGEYKTVKTADESYQTKTVVLATGAKHRHVGVAGEEEYSSRGVSYCAVCDGAFFRGQKLLVIGGGDSAVEEGLFLTRFAESVTIIHRRDELRAQKVLQERAFADDKINFIWDSVVTEIKGDTNKVTSVDVKNVKTGQISSHDFGGVFVYVGLDPVSDYVSDLGITDEAGWIITDEQMQTARPGIFAVGDVRQKDLRQITTAVGDGATAGIQAYQYIASHSG
- a CDS encoding DUF4059 family protein, encoding MLLEIFSLYIQGLFMAVILVVLASCCWISWRAWRKLDQTAKERQAFLYEVLMMSVMTAPILSFAFMAVLLILKS
- a CDS encoding amino acid ABC transporter ATP-binding protein, with protein sequence MIKITNMTKTFSGQKVLDNLSLDIQRGEVIAIVGASGAGKSTFLRSMNYLEQPDSGSIVIDDFKVDFTTISKEEILILRRKLAMVFQQFNLFERRTALDNVKEGLKIVKKMSDEEATKLAKEELAKVGLSDRQQHYPRHLSGGQKQRVALARALAMKPDVLLLDEPTSALDPELVGEVEKSIADAAKTGQTMVLVSHDMNFVYQVADKVLFLEQGHILEQGTPDELFNHPKEERTKEFFASYTKTYI
- a CDS encoding amino acid ABC transporter permease, translated to MNYLISASGWAWYDSLVEHIPQGRLFSWRAVFDAIPNILERLPVTLGLTVAGAVFGLILALIFAIVKLNRIKILYPIQALFVSFLRGTPILVQLMLSYYGIPLFLKFLNQKYGFNWNINDIPAAVFAITAFAFNEAAYTSETIRAAIQSVNTGEIEAARSLGMTASQVYRRVIIPNAAVVATPTLINTLIGLTKGTSLAFNAGIVEMFAQAQILGGSDYRYFERYISVAMIYWTISILIEQVGRLLEKRMEIHSPDNITNEVAGGVR